Proteins encoded by one window of Phenylobacterium soli:
- a CDS encoding DUF3553 domain-containing protein, which yields MRPHLDPFLEPGVLVRHPAEADWGLGQVQSVAGRKVTVNFENAGKQVIDAEVIRLVFVGDDPREIR from the coding sequence ATGCGACCTCATCTGGATCCATTCCTCGAACCGGGCGTCCTCGTGCGCCACCCGGCGGAAGCGGATTGGGGGCTCGGCCAGGTGCAGTCGGTGGCTGGCCGCAAGGTGACCGTGAACTTCGAGAACGCCGGAAAGCAGGTGATCGACGCCGAGGTCATCCGGCTGGTGTTCGTGGGCGATGACCCGAGGGAAATTCGATGA
- the phyR gene encoding anti-anti sigma factor/receiver protein PhyR, producing MSLLARLAPHLPYVRRYARALTGDQTTGDHYVRVALEALAAGERVLDPNLTPRVALYHVFHAIWCTSGAQLEAPQDEEAAVDDTTRRLMRIAPRSRQAFLLTALEGFTPSEAAQILGTDFSDVEKLIAEAQAEIDAELATDVLIIEDEPVIAADIEALVKELGHSVVDIAATRTEAIDAVARKTPGLVLADIQLADGSSGIDAVKDILARFDVPVIFITAFPERLLTGERPEPTFLITKPFQPETVKAAIGQALFFHPRKASKQAA from the coding sequence TTGAGTCTTCTCGCTCGACTCGCGCCACATCTGCCTTACGTGCGCCGCTACGCGCGCGCCCTTACCGGTGACCAGACCACCGGCGACCATTATGTCCGCGTGGCGCTGGAAGCGCTCGCCGCGGGCGAACGCGTTCTGGACCCCAATCTCACGCCGCGCGTGGCGCTGTATCACGTGTTCCACGCCATCTGGTGCACCTCCGGCGCCCAGCTCGAGGCGCCGCAGGACGAGGAAGCCGCGGTCGACGACACCACCCGCCGTCTGATGCGCATCGCGCCGCGGTCGCGCCAGGCGTTCCTGCTCACCGCGCTCGAGGGCTTCACCCCCTCCGAAGCGGCCCAGATCCTCGGCACCGACTTCTCCGACGTCGAGAAGCTGATCGCCGAAGCCCAGGCCGAGATCGACGCCGAACTCGCCACCGACGTCCTGATCATCGAGGACGAGCCGGTCATCGCCGCCGACATCGAGGCGCTGGTGAAGGAGCTCGGCCACTCGGTGGTCGACATCGCCGCCACCCGCACCGAGGCCATCGACGCGGTCGCCCGCAAGACGCCGGGTCTGGTGCTGGCCGACATCCAGCTCGCCGACGGCTCCTCGGGCATCGACGCGGTGAAGGACATCCTGGCCCGCTTCGACGTGCCGGTGATCTTCATCACCGCCTTCCCCGAGCGCCTGCTGACGGGCGAGCGGCCGGAGCCGACCTTCCTGATCACCAAGCCGTTCCAGCCGGAGACGGTGAAGGCGGCGATCGGCCAGGCCCTGTTCTTCCATCCGCGCAAGGCGTCCAAGCAGGCCGCCTGA
- the cysQ gene encoding 3'(2'),5'-bisphosphate nucleotidase CysQ: MNDVAANDVGPKLAEICEAAARLILPLWRSGVAVTHKADESPVTEADHRAEALILEALRKEFPDTPIISEEDAARYGTPDAIGPRFFLVDPLDGTKAFVRGDPSFTVNIGLIENHRPVAGAVACPPTGECWFTSGGKAMKRVEGGAAEPVHVRRWPEGKALVLISHTMKPETLEALRGQYGFHREQAMDSSIKLCRIAEGAADIYPRHGPTMEWDIAAGHAVLEAAGGRVTTPEGEAFGYGKAQDGFKNGWFVARGG; this comes from the coding sequence ATGAACGACGTGGCGGCCAATGACGTGGGGCCGAAGCTGGCCGAGATCTGCGAGGCCGCCGCGCGGCTCATCCTGCCGCTGTGGCGGTCGGGCGTGGCGGTGACGCACAAGGCCGACGAGAGCCCCGTCACCGAGGCCGACCATCGCGCCGAGGCGCTGATCCTCGAGGCGCTGCGCAAGGAATTCCCCGACACGCCGATCATCTCCGAGGAGGACGCGGCGCGCTACGGCACGCCCGACGCCATCGGCCCGCGCTTCTTCCTGGTCGACCCGCTGGACGGCACCAAGGCCTTCGTCCGCGGCGATCCGAGCTTCACGGTCAACATCGGCCTGATCGAGAACCACCGGCCGGTGGCCGGCGCGGTGGCCTGCCCGCCGACCGGCGAGTGCTGGTTCACCTCGGGCGGCAAGGCGATGAAGCGGGTCGAGGGCGGCGCGGCGGAGCCGGTGCATGTGCGCCGCTGGCCCGAGGGCAAGGCCCTGGTCCTGATCAGCCACACCATGAAGCCCGAGACGCTGGAGGCGCTGCGCGGGCAGTACGGCTTCCACCGCGAGCAGGCGATGGATTCCTCGATCAAGCTCTGCCGGATCGCCGAGGGCGCCGCCGACATCTATCCGCGGCACGGACCGACCATGGAGTGGGACATCGCCGCGGGCCACGCGGTGCTGGAAGCGGCGGGCGGCCGCGTCACCACGCCGGAGGGCGAGGCCTTCGGCTACGGCAAGGCGCAGGACGGCTTCAAGAACGGCTGGTTCGTGGCGCGCGGCGGCTGA
- the nepR gene encoding anti-sigma T factor NepR: MSDDENAMRGRPPRERDADDMIEQRPPGERRKSSAALDEARLRQQAIGVRLRQMFDQVVNEDVPDEFLEILRRADSRSSENG; encoded by the coding sequence TTGAGCGACGACGAGAATGCGATGAGGGGGCGGCCGCCGCGCGAGCGGGACGCCGACGATATGATTGAACAACGGCCTCCTGGCGAACGGCGCAAGTCGTCCGCCGCCCTGGATGAAGCCCGCCTGCGCCAGCAGGCGATCGGCGTGCGCCTGCGTCAGATGTTCGACCAGGTGGTCAACGAAGACGTGCCCGACGAATTCCTCGAGATCCTGCGCCGGGCCGACAGCCGCTCCTCGGAGAACGGCTGA
- the groES gene encoding co-chaperone GroES yields the protein MAFRPLGDRVLVKRVEEEEKTKGGIIIPDTAKEKPQEGEVVAVGPGARDENGKVQPLDVKTGDRILFGKWSGTEVKLEGKDLLIMKESDILGVLA from the coding sequence ATGGCGTTTCGTCCCCTGGGAGATCGCGTCCTCGTCAAGCGCGTCGAGGAAGAAGAGAAGACCAAGGGCGGGATCATCATCCCCGACACCGCGAAGGAAAAGCCGCAGGAAGGCGAAGTCGTCGCCGTCGGCCCCGGCGCGCGCGACGAGAACGGCAAGGTCCAGCCGCTCGACGTGAAGACCGGCGATCGCATCCTGTTCGGCAAGTGGTCCGGCACCGAGGTCAAGCTCGAGGGCAAGGACCTGCTGATCATGAAGGAAAGCGACATCCTGGGCGTGCTCGCCTAA
- a CDS encoding response regulator encodes MKTCLVVDDSRVVRKVARRILEDLGFDVAEAGDGADALSFCRATMPDAILLDWHMPVMSGPEFLRRLRLEPGGADPRVIFCSGETRIARIREALEDGADEFIMKPFDADIVMGKLAQAGVA; translated from the coding sequence GTGAAGACCTGCCTGGTCGTCGACGACAGCCGCGTGGTGCGCAAGGTGGCGCGCCGGATCCTCGAGGATCTCGGCTTCGACGTGGCCGAGGCCGGCGACGGGGCCGACGCGCTCTCCTTCTGCCGCGCCACCATGCCCGACGCGATCCTGCTCGACTGGCACATGCCGGTGATGAGCGGGCCCGAGTTCCTGCGGCGTCTGCGGCTGGAGCCGGGCGGCGCCGATCCGCGGGTTATCTTCTGCTCCGGCGAGACGCGCATCGCCCGCATCCGCGAGGCGCTCGAAGACGGCGCCGACGAGTTCATCATGAAGCCCTTCGACGCCGACATCGTCATGGGCAAGCTGGCGCAGGCGGGCGTGGCATGA
- a CDS encoding SAM-dependent methyltransferase, with amino-acid sequence MALHAYLRRVIREGDLTVRLPGGEAIVLGDGTGMAIRAIITSRRWLARIAANPSMALGEAYMEGGLVLESGTIHDLIDLAGRNARYRPLKRAGALQRWWLDRRLQANARRQARANVAHHYDLSVDLYRRFLDVDLQYSCAYFPHPAASLEEAQVAKKRHLTAKLLLARGQRVLDIGCGWGGLALSLAEAAQVNVDGVTLSTEQLNLARARAEAAGLSDRARFSLTDYRDVAGPYDRIVSVGMFEHVGRPNYQTYFDQVARLLADDGVAVIHSIGRADGPAFTQPWIAKYIFPGGYIPALSEVLPCVERAGLIVTDVEILRLHYAETLAAWRARFQARREEIAALYDERFCRMWEFYLSCSEMAFRHRGHFVFQLQLAKRIDTVPITRDYIGEAEARLATPARRVAAA; translated from the coding sequence ATGGCTTTGCATGCCTATCTGCGACGGGTGATCCGGGAAGGCGACCTCACCGTCCGCCTTCCCGGCGGCGAGGCCATCGTCCTGGGCGACGGGACGGGTATGGCGATCCGCGCGATCATCACCAGCCGCCGCTGGCTGGCCCGCATCGCCGCCAATCCCTCCATGGCGCTGGGCGAGGCCTATATGGAAGGCGGCCTCGTGCTGGAGTCCGGGACCATCCACGACCTCATCGACCTCGCCGGCCGCAACGCGCGGTATCGGCCCCTCAAGAGGGCGGGCGCCCTGCAGCGCTGGTGGCTGGATCGCCGGCTGCAGGCCAATGCCCGCCGCCAGGCCCGCGCCAACGTCGCCCACCACTACGACCTGTCGGTCGACCTCTATCGGCGCTTCCTCGATGTGGACCTGCAGTATTCCTGCGCCTATTTCCCGCATCCGGCGGCGAGCCTCGAGGAGGCCCAGGTCGCCAAGAAGCGCCACCTCACAGCCAAGCTGCTCCTGGCGCGCGGCCAGCGGGTGCTGGACATCGGCTGCGGCTGGGGTGGGCTGGCGCTCAGCCTCGCCGAGGCCGCGCAGGTGAACGTCGACGGCGTGACGCTCTCCACCGAGCAGCTCAACCTCGCCCGCGCCCGGGCCGAGGCCGCGGGCCTGTCCGACCGCGCACGGTTTTCGCTCACCGACTATCGCGACGTCGCCGGTCCCTACGACCGCATCGTCTCGGTGGGCATGTTCGAGCATGTGGGGCGGCCGAACTACCAGACCTATTTCGATCAGGTGGCGCGGCTGCTCGCCGACGACGGCGTGGCGGTGATCCACTCCATCGGACGGGCGGACGGGCCGGCCTTCACCCAGCCGTGGATCGCCAAGTACATCTTCCCCGGCGGCTACATCCCCGCGCTCTCCGAGGTGCTGCCCTGCGTGGAACGGGCCGGACTGATCGTCACCGACGTCGAGATCCTGCGGCTCCACTACGCCGAGACGCTCGCCGCCTGGCGCGCGCGCTTCCAGGCCCGGCGCGAGGAGATCGCCGCGCTCTACGACGAGCGGTTCTGCCGGATGTGGGAGTTCTATCTGTCGTGCAGCGAGATGGCCTTCCGCCACCGCGGGCACTTTGTCTTCCAGC
- the phyK gene encoding sensor histidine kinase PhyK, with protein MASLPWESLSTIRVRLTAALAAALLPVLLLGVLQSAIAFNRERVELRRNLGFAAERSAATARARMEGADILLQTLAPGSVGFQCAQRLAEVTQRIPGYANLIRFDSRGRVACAAGDVPADSERAARPWFQQLAAGQPLVITRDASSAYAQEPTVLTAVRATAPDGRFDGAFVAVIRLASLEPSVTDPILPAHSEVALADATGRYITLTNPRAFTTLPADWRARIRTQGSDVWYDRDPGGQRRVYSAAPVVGEAVYVVLSAKSPGLLSWAWLNPLSGIVFPLITFALALMAVLLVTDRVVVRWITYLQRIAALYARGRLSVRPIQADQMPPEIRDLAETLEDMADAIVGRDASLRDSLAQKDALMREIHHRVKNNLQVISSLLNMQQRSLSDPAARAAMSDTRQRITALALIYRALYQGPDLKRVDLRPFLEELTAQLVAGEMLHGPAVQTELAVDALVIDPDRLAPLALFAVEAITNAQKHAFHERGGLLTVSFTVRGDEAELEISDDGETNDDSLANSGVGRTLMTAFARQLRGRTELVRNPRGGVTARLIFPNPGAEPQASNGNQAAA; from the coding sequence ATGGCGAGCCTGCCCTGGGAATCCTTGAGCACGATCCGGGTCCGCTTGACCGCGGCCCTCGCCGCAGCCCTGCTGCCGGTGCTGCTGCTCGGCGTCCTGCAATCGGCGATCGCCTTCAACCGTGAGCGCGTCGAACTTCGACGCAACCTCGGCTTCGCCGCCGAGCGCAGCGCGGCGACCGCCCGCGCCCGCATGGAAGGCGCCGACATCCTGCTGCAGACCCTGGCCCCGGGCTCGGTCGGCTTCCAGTGCGCCCAGCGCCTGGCCGAAGTCACCCAGCGGATCCCCGGCTACGCCAACCTGATCCGCTTCGACAGCCGCGGCCGGGTCGCCTGCGCCGCCGGCGACGTGCCGGCGGACAGCGAACGCGCCGCCCGGCCGTGGTTCCAGCAGCTCGCCGCGGGCCAGCCTCTGGTCATCACCCGCGACGCCAGCTCGGCCTACGCCCAGGAGCCGACGGTGCTCACCGCGGTGCGCGCGACCGCCCCCGACGGGCGCTTCGACGGGGCCTTCGTGGCGGTGATCCGGCTGGCCAGCCTCGAGCCTTCGGTGACCGACCCAATCCTGCCGGCCCACTCGGAGGTGGCCCTGGCCGACGCCACCGGCCGCTACATCACCCTGACCAACCCGCGGGCCTTCACCACCCTGCCGGCCGACTGGCGCGCGCGGATCCGCACCCAGGGGTCCGACGTCTGGTACGACCGCGACCCGGGCGGCCAGCGGCGGGTCTACTCGGCCGCCCCCGTGGTCGGCGAGGCGGTGTATGTGGTGCTGTCGGCTAAGTCGCCGGGCCTGCTGTCCTGGGCGTGGCTGAACCCGCTCTCCGGCATCGTCTTCCCGCTGATCACCTTCGCCCTGGCGCTCATGGCGGTGCTGCTGGTGACCGACCGCGTGGTGGTGCGCTGGATCACCTATCTGCAGCGCATCGCCGCCCTCTACGCCCGCGGCCGCCTCTCGGTCCGGCCGATCCAGGCCGACCAGATGCCGCCGGAGATCCGCGACCTCGCCGAGACCCTGGAGGACATGGCCGACGCCATCGTCGGGCGCGACGCCTCGCTGCGGGACTCCCTCGCCCAGAAGGACGCGCTGATGCGCGAGATCCATCATCGGGTGAAGAACAACCTGCAGGTCATCTCGTCCCTGCTCAACATGCAGCAGCGCTCCTTGTCCGACCCGGCGGCGCGAGCGGCCATGTCGGACACCCGCCAGCGGATCACCGCCCTCGCCCTCATCTACCGCGCGCTCTACCAGGGCCCGGATCTCAAGCGCGTCGACCTGCGTCCCTTCCTGGAGGAGCTGACCGCCCAGCTGGTGGCCGGCGAGATGCTCCACGGGCCCGCGGTGCAGACGGAGCTTGCCGTCGACGCCCTGGTCATCGATCCGGACCGGTTGGCGCCGCTCGCCCTGTTCGCCGTCGAGGCCATCACCAACGCCCAGAAGCACGCCTTCCACGAGCGCGGCGGATTGCTGACCGTGAGCTTCACCGTGCGCGGCGACGAGGCCGAGCTGGAGATCAGCGACGACGGGGAGACGAACGACGACTCCCTCGCCAATTCCGGCGTCGGGCGAACCCTGATGACCGCCTTCGCCCGGCAGCTGCGCGGCCGGACCGAACTGGTGCGCAATCCGCGGGGCGGCGTCACCGCCCGCCTGATCTTCCCCAATCCGGGCGCGGAGCCCCAGGCCTCCAACGGGAACCAGGCGGCAGCTTAG
- a CDS encoding DUF1328 family protein produces the protein MLGWSLVFAVLAVIAGFFGFFGLAGLAATIAKVLFLVFLVLLVVSFLIRAIRGQSVV, from the coding sequence ATGCTGGGCTGGTCCCTGGTCTTCGCGGTGCTGGCGGTGATCGCCGGCTTCTTCGGTTTCTTCGGCCTGGCGGGCCTGGCGGCGACGATCGCCAAGGTCCTGTTCCTGGTCTTCCTGGTGCTGCTGGTGGTCAGCTTCTTGATCCGGGCCATCCGCGGCCAGTCGGTCGTCTGA
- the groL gene encoding chaperonin GroEL (60 kDa chaperone family; promotes refolding of misfolded polypeptides especially under stressful conditions; forms two stacked rings of heptamers to form a barrel-shaped 14mer; ends can be capped by GroES; misfolded proteins enter the barrel where they are refolded when GroES binds), producing MAAKDVYFSSDARDRMLRGVNTLANAVKVTLGPKGRNVVIEKSFGAPRSTKDGVSVAKEIELADKFENLGAQLIREVASKTNDKAGDGTTTATVLAQAIVVEGLKSVAAGMNPMDLKRGVDKAVAKVIEEIKSTAKKVSANSEIAQVGTISANGDLEVGEMIARAMEKVGNEGVITVEEAKTAETELDVVEGMQFDRGYLSPYFITNAEKMEADLEEPLILLFEKKLSSLQPLLPVLEAVVQSGRPLLIIAEDVEGEALATLVVNKLRGGLRVAAVKAPGFGDRRKAMLEDIAILTGGQLISEDLGIKLENVTLDMLGRAKKVTITKDDTTIVDGSGDKSGIEGRISQIKKQIEDTTSDYDKEKLQERLAKLAGGVAVIRVGGATEVEVKEKKDRVDDALNATRAAVEEGIVPGGGVALLKASKVLDGFKGDNDDQEAGIAIVRRALQAPIRQISENAGVEGSIVVGKVLENGSATFGFNAQTEEYVDLVQAGVIDPAKVVRTALQDAASVAGLLITTEAAIVEAPKKNAPAAPGMPGGMGDMDF from the coding sequence ATGGCTGCCAAAGACGTCTATTTCTCCTCCGACGCCCGTGACCGCATGCTCCGCGGCGTCAACACCCTCGCCAACGCGGTGAAGGTGACCCTCGGCCCCAAGGGCCGCAACGTCGTCATCGAAAAGTCCTTCGGCGCCCCGCGCTCGACCAAGGACGGCGTGTCGGTCGCCAAGGAAATCGAACTGGCTGACAAGTTCGAGAACCTCGGCGCCCAGCTGATCCGCGAAGTCGCCTCCAAGACCAACGACAAGGCCGGCGACGGCACCACCACCGCCACCGTGCTGGCCCAGGCCATCGTCGTGGAAGGCCTGAAGTCGGTGGCCGCCGGCATGAACCCGATGGACCTGAAGCGCGGCGTCGACAAGGCCGTCGCCAAGGTCATCGAAGAGATCAAGTCGACCGCCAAGAAGGTCTCGGCCAACAGCGAGATCGCCCAGGTCGGCACCATCTCCGCCAACGGCGACCTCGAAGTGGGCGAGATGATCGCCCGCGCGATGGAAAAGGTCGGCAACGAAGGCGTCATCACCGTCGAAGAGGCCAAGACCGCCGAGACCGAGCTCGACGTGGTCGAGGGCATGCAGTTCGACCGCGGCTACCTCTCCCCGTACTTCATTACGAACGCGGAGAAGATGGAAGCCGACCTGGAAGAGCCGCTGATCCTGCTGTTCGAGAAGAAGCTCTCCTCGCTCCAGCCGCTGCTGCCGGTCCTCGAGGCCGTGGTGCAGTCGGGCCGTCCGCTCCTCATCATCGCCGAGGACGTGGAAGGCGAGGCCCTGGCCACCCTGGTGGTCAACAAGCTGCGTGGCGGCCTGCGCGTCGCCGCGGTCAAGGCTCCGGGCTTCGGCGACCGCCGCAAGGCCATGCTGGAAGACATCGCGATCCTGACCGGCGGTCAGCTGATCAGCGAAGACCTCGGCATCAAGCTCGAGAACGTGACCCTCGACATGCTGGGCCGCGCCAAGAAGGTGACCATCACCAAGGACGACACCACGATCGTGGACGGCTCGGGTGACAAGTCCGGCATCGAAGGCCGCATCTCCCAGATCAAGAAGCAGATCGAGGACACCACCTCCGACTACGACAAGGAAAAGCTGCAAGAGCGTCTGGCCAAGCTGGCCGGCGGCGTTGCGGTGATCCGCGTCGGCGGCGCCACCGAAGTCGAGGTGAAGGAGAAGAAGGACCGCGTCGACGACGCCCTCAACGCGACCCGCGCGGCCGTGGAAGAAGGCATCGTGCCGGGCGGCGGCGTCGCCCTGCTGAAGGCCTCCAAGGTGCTCGACGGCTTCAAGGGCGACAACGACGACCAGGAAGCCGGCATCGCCATCGTGCGCCGCGCCCTGCAGGCTCCGATCCGTCAGATCTCGGAAAACGCCGGGGTCGAAGGCTCGATCGTGGTCGGCAAGGTGCTCGAGAACGGCTCGGCCACCTTCGGCTTCAACGCCCAGACCGAAGAGTACGTCGACCTGGTGCAGGCCGGCGTCATCGACCCGGCCAAGGTGGTCCGCACCGCCCTGCAGGACGCGGCCTCGGTCGCCGGCCTGCTGATCACGACGGAAGCGGCCATCGTCGAAGCGCCGAAGAAGAACGCGCCCGCGGCCCCCGGCATGCCGGGCGGCATGGGCGACATGGACTTCTAA
- a CDS encoding sigma-70 family RNA polymerase sigma factor: protein MAEDMEKPSAPADDEAFKRELVQLIPHLRAFARTLCGDPAAADDLAQDAMMKAWDARASFQMGTNMKAWTFMILRNQFYSEKRRSWRQSQLDQEAAERTLVAVDDPEAPVALDELRQGLAMLPPEQREALILVGAGGFAYEEAADICGCAVGTVKSRVSRARRALHAILEGGAYDRDGEPASDAMRSILADAERLSTVR, encoded by the coding sequence ATGGCCGAAGACATGGAAAAGCCGTCCGCGCCCGCGGATGACGAAGCCTTCAAGCGTGAGCTGGTGCAGCTGATCCCGCATCTGCGCGCCTTCGCCCGCACCCTGTGCGGCGACCCGGCCGCGGCGGACGATCTGGCCCAGGACGCGATGATGAAGGCCTGGGACGCGCGGGCCAGCTTCCAGATGGGCACCAACATGAAGGCCTGGACCTTCATGATCCTGCGCAACCAGTTCTATTCCGAGAAGCGCCGGTCGTGGCGCCAGAGCCAGCTCGACCAGGAAGCGGCCGAGCGCACGCTCGTGGCCGTCGACGATCCGGAGGCGCCGGTGGCCCTCGACGAGCTGCGCCAGGGGCTTGCCATGCTGCCGCCGGAACAGCGCGAAGCCCTGATCCTGGTGGGCGCCGGCGGCTTCGCCTACGAGGAAGCGGCGGACATCTGCGGCTGCGCGGTGGGCACGGTGAAGAGCCGTGTGAGCCGCGCGCGGCGCGCCCTGCACGCCATCCTCGAGGGCGGCGCCTACGACCGCGACGGGGAGCCGGCGAGCGATGCGATGCGCTCTATTCTCGCCGATGCGGAGCGGCTAAGCACCGTCCGGTAG
- a CDS encoding CheR family methyltransferase: MTPKERDYIAGLCATHAGLNIDTERAYLIESRMAAVARREGFGSVEELVRAVRDRGEEQVIWTVVEALAPAQTAFFREPAVFEALLRELQEGVELGASLRVWSAACGTGQEIYSLAMLLEERGVEGIELFASDLNGRMIEKGKAGIYNQFEVQQGLSARRLVRHFDNHEEAFIVSADLRRAVRWRRHNLIETPNGMGSFDVILCRNVLGALLPAARDKVLAHLAGALRIGGRLVLGAAETVTPKSGLVAVAGEPGVFELPAAVRVAA, from the coding sequence ATGACGCCCAAGGAGCGCGACTACATCGCCGGGCTCTGCGCCACCCACGCCGGCCTCAACATCGACACCGAGCGCGCCTACCTGATCGAGAGCCGCATGGCCGCGGTCGCCCGCCGCGAGGGCTTCGGCTCGGTGGAAGAGCTGGTGCGGGCGGTCCGCGACCGCGGCGAGGAGCAGGTGATCTGGACCGTCGTCGAGGCCCTGGCCCCGGCCCAGACGGCCTTCTTCCGCGAGCCTGCGGTGTTCGAAGCCTTGCTGCGCGAACTCCAGGAAGGGGTCGAGCTCGGCGCTTCGCTGCGCGTCTGGAGCGCGGCCTGCGGCACGGGACAGGAAATCTACTCCCTGGCCATGCTGCTCGAGGAGCGAGGCGTGGAAGGGATCGAACTCTTCGCCTCCGACCTCAACGGTCGGATGATCGAGAAGGGCAAGGCGGGGATCTACAATCAGTTCGAGGTGCAGCAGGGCCTCTCCGCCCGGCGCCTCGTGCGCCACTTCGACAATCACGAGGAGGCGTTCATCGTCTCCGCCGACCTGCGCCGCGCGGTGCGCTGGCGGCGGCACAACCTGATCGAGACGCCCAACGGCATGGGCAGCTTCGACGTCATCCTCTGCCGCAACGTCCTCGGCGCTCTGCTGCCCGCCGCCCGCGACAAGGTCCTGGCCCACCTCGCCGGCGCCCTGCGCATCGGCGGCCGGCTGGTGCTGGGCGCCGCGGAGACCGTGACGCCCAAGAGCGGCCTCGTGGCCGTGGCCGGCGAGCCGGGGGTGTTCGAACTGCCGGCCGCGGTCCGCGTCGCCGCCTGA
- a CDS encoding entericidin A/B family lipoprotein, translating to MKKIVVLAALAASLAVAACNTVQGAGKDVQAAGQAVSETAQDAKH from the coding sequence ATGAAGAAGATCGTCGTCCTGGCGGCCCTGGCCGCCAGCCTCGCCGTGGCCGCCTGCAACACCGTTCAAGGCGCCGGCAAGGACGTCCAGGCCGCCGGCCAGGCCGTCTCCGAAACGGCTCAGGACGCCAAGCACTAG
- the chpT gene encoding histidine phosphotransferase ChpT, whose product MTDMPAPEPSADPTAAAVRPAELAAYLAARMCHDFISPASAIVSGLDLLEDPSAQDMREEAMSLIATSARKLADLLQFSRVAFGASASAETFDSRDLQKLAQGVFAHMRAELEWVVEPPALNKPAARTLLNLAQMAGAALPTGGVARMRVVQEAGSVAIAAEAVGPRARLRPEVLRGLQGQPLGEGLHGHWVQAYYVHLFLTDAGGRVFADVSEEKVVFAATVPV is encoded by the coding sequence ATGACCGACATGCCGGCCCCCGAACCCAGCGCCGACCCGACCGCCGCGGCCGTGCGCCCGGCCGAGCTCGCCGCCTACCTGGCGGCGCGCATGTGTCACGACTTCATCAGCCCGGCGAGCGCCATCGTCTCGGGCCTCGACCTCCTGGAAGACCCCTCCGCGCAGGACATGCGCGAGGAGGCCATGTCGCTGATCGCCACCTCGGCCCGCAAGCTCGCCGACCTGCTGCAGTTCAGCCGGGTGGCGTTCGGCGCCTCGGCCTCGGCCGAGACCTTCGATTCCCGCGATCTCCAGAAGCTTGCCCAGGGCGTCTTCGCCCACATGCGGGCCGAGCTGGAATGGGTGGTCGAGCCTCCGGCGCTCAACAAGCCCGCCGCCCGCACCCTGCTCAACCTCGCGCAGATGGCCGGCGCGGCCCTGCCGACCGGCGGCGTGGCGCGGATGCGCGTGGTGCAGGAGGCCGGGTCGGTGGCCATCGCCGCCGAGGCCGTCGGCCCGCGGGCGCGGCTGCGTCCCGAGGTGCTGCGCGGCCTGCAGGGCCAGCCCCTGGGCGAGGGCCTGCACGGCCACTGGGTGCAGGCCTACTACGTGCATCTGTTCCTCACCGATGCGGGCGGCCGGGTGTTCGCCGACGTCAGCGAGGAGAAGGTCGTCTTCGCCGCCACCGTGCCGGTCTGA